From Microlunatus capsulatus, a single genomic window includes:
- a CDS encoding ATP-dependent DNA ligase translates to MQLPVMPPVKPMLAKSVPTIPTGELSYEPKWDGFRSIVFRDGDEVEIGSRNEKPMTRYFPEVVAAVLEHLPERCVLDGEIVVAVGDRLEFEVLQQRIHPAVSRITKLSLETPARFVAFDLLALGDVDYTGEPFAVRRAALEEALADVGAPVHLTPATRDPALAQDWFSQFEGAGLDGVVAKPLAGTYQPDKRTMFKIKHQRTADCVVAGYRVHKSGPDSIGSLLLGLYDDEGTLASVGVIGAFPAARRRELFAELQPLVTTFDDHPWAWAKQEEGTRTPRNSEGSRWNNGKDLSFTPLSPELVVEVRYEHMEGTRFRHTAQFNRWRPDRDPRSCTYEQLEEPVTYDLADILAGSHRQ, encoded by the coding sequence ATGCAGCTGCCCGTCATGCCCCCGGTGAAGCCGATGCTGGCGAAGTCGGTGCCGACCATCCCCACCGGCGAGCTCTCCTACGAGCCCAAGTGGGACGGGTTCCGCTCCATCGTCTTCCGCGACGGCGACGAGGTGGAGATCGGCTCGCGCAACGAGAAGCCGATGACGCGCTACTTCCCCGAGGTCGTGGCCGCGGTGCTGGAGCACCTGCCGGAGCGGTGCGTGCTGGACGGCGAGATCGTCGTCGCGGTCGGCGACCGGCTCGAGTTCGAGGTGCTGCAGCAGCGCATCCACCCCGCCGTCAGCCGGATCACCAAGCTCTCGCTCGAGACCCCGGCCCGCTTCGTCGCCTTCGACCTGCTGGCCCTCGGCGACGTCGACTACACCGGCGAGCCGTTCGCCGTCCGCCGCGCGGCGCTGGAGGAGGCGCTCGCCGACGTCGGCGCGCCGGTCCACCTGACGCCGGCCACCCGGGACCCCGCGCTGGCCCAGGACTGGTTCTCCCAGTTCGAGGGCGCCGGCCTCGACGGCGTGGTGGCCAAGCCGCTGGCCGGCACCTACCAGCCGGACAAGCGGACGATGTTCAAGATCAAGCACCAGCGGACGGCCGACTGCGTCGTCGCGGGCTACCGGGTGCACAAGAGCGGGCCCGACAGCATCGGCTCGCTGCTGCTCGGCCTCTACGACGACGAGGGCACCCTCGCCAGCGTCGGGGTGATCGGCGCGTTCCCGGCGGCGCGGCGGCGCGAGCTCTTCGCCGAGCTGCAGCCGCTCGTGACCACCTTCGACGACCACCCGTGGGCCTGGGCGAAGCAGGAGGAGGGGACGCGGACACCGCGCAACTCCGAGGGCAGCCGGTGGAACAACGGCAAGGACCTGTCCTTCACCCCGCTCTCGCCCGAGCTCGTCGTCGAGGTCCGCTACGAGCACATGGAGGGCACCCGCTTCCGGCACACGGCCCAGTTCAACCGCTGGCGGCCGGACCGCGACCCGCGCTCGTGCACCTACGAGCAGCTCGAGGAGCCGGTCACCTACGACCTGGCCGACATCCTGGCGGGCAGCCACCGGCAGTAG
- a CDS encoding helix-turn-helix transcriptional regulator — MALSILEHGPSTAAALGDRLGLTAAAVRRHLDGLLERGVLTAREQRVYGSRGRGRPAKVFALTDAGRADFPAAYDDIAIAALEFLADEVGSSAVRTFAERRAAPAEARYREAVDGADPSVSPALALAAALTADGYVASVRPSALGEQLCQHHCPVAHVAERFPQLCEVETEMFSRVLGVHVQRLATLAHGDGVCTTHVPTSSGAAPAAAAPAPPGMTPPHDLDMTTPEERPAP, encoded by the coding sequence GTGGCGCTGTCCATCCTCGAGCACGGCCCCTCGACGGCGGCCGCGCTCGGCGACCGGCTGGGCCTCACCGCCGCTGCCGTCCGCCGCCACCTCGACGGGCTGCTGGAGCGCGGGGTGCTGACCGCCCGTGAGCAGCGCGTCTACGGATCGCGCGGTCGCGGCCGTCCCGCCAAGGTCTTCGCGCTCACCGACGCCGGCCGGGCCGACTTCCCGGCTGCCTACGACGACATCGCCATCGCCGCCCTGGAATTCCTGGCCGACGAGGTGGGTTCCTCTGCTGTGAGGACCTTCGCGGAGCGCCGGGCCGCCCCGGCGGAGGCCCGCTACCGCGAGGCCGTCGACGGGGCCGACCCGTCGGTCTCGCCCGCGCTGGCCCTCGCCGCGGCCCTGACCGCGGACGGCTACGTCGCCTCGGTCCGCCCCTCGGCCCTCGGCGAGCAGCTCTGCCAGCACCACTGCCCGGTCGCGCACGTGGCCGAGCGCTTCCCGCAGCTGTGCGAGGTGGAGACCGAGATGTTCTCCCGCGTGCTGGGCGTGCACGTCCAGCGCCTCGCCACCCTCGCCCACGGGGACGGGGTCTGCACGACCCACGTCCCCACGAGCAGCGGCGCGGCCCCGGCCGCCGCCGCACCCGCACCACCCGGAATGACACCACCGCACGACCTCGACATGACCACCCCTGAGGAGAGGCCCGCACCATGA